The following DNA comes from Pirellulales bacterium.
GCATGGTCGCCAGCGCTTGATCAAGCGCGCCTAGTTCGTCGTTGACCGCAATCCGCAATGCTTGAAACGTTCGCGTGGCCGGATCGATCCTGCGCGTGTCTGCCGATCGTGGCACTGCGCGGCGGACAATCTCGGCCAGTTGTGTTGCTGTTTCGATACGTTGCTGCTGACGATGTTCCACGATCCGCCGGGCAATGCGCCTGCTGAATCGTTCCTCGCCCAATTGGTAGATCAGATCGGCCAGCGCCGTCTCACGCAAGCGGTTCACCAGCGCCGCGGCCGGTTCTCCCTCGTTCGGATCAAATCGCAAATCCAACGGACCATCCGCCTCGAAGCTGAAACCGCGCTCGCGGTCGGCCAACTGATCGCTCGACAATCCCAGGTCGAGCAATATGCCGTTCACCGGGGGCGCTCCCAATTCTGCCAACACGCTGACCAAATCACGATAGTTTGCTAGCACCACGCTGACCGGCAGCGCTGCCACGCTTTGCTGCCCGGCCGACACCGCGGCCGGATCGCGATCGAGCGCGATCACGCGACCCGCCGGGGCTACGCGTTCGGCCAACGCTCGCGCATGTCCGCCTCCTCCCATCGTTCCATCGACGAAGACCTGGCCCGGCTGCGGATCCAAACCCTGC
Coding sequences within:
- the rsmH gene encoding 16S rRNA (cytosine(1402)-N(4))-methyltransferase RsmH; this translates as MPPRSEHISVMLSEVLQGLDPQPGQVFVDGTMGGGGHARALAERVAPAGRVIALDRDPAAVSAGQQSVAALPVSVVLANYRDLVSVLAELGAPPVNGILLDLGLSSDQLADRERGFSFEADGPLDLRFDPNEGEPAAALVNRLRETALADLIYQLGEERFSRRIARRIVEHRQQQRIETATQLAEIVRRAVPRSADTRRIDPATRTFQALRIAVNDELGALDQALATMPDCLVQGGRLAVISFHSLEDRRVKESFRDDPRYESRTKKPLRASEQETAHNPRSRSAKLRIAVRR